The Xylocopa sonorina isolate GNS202 chromosome 17, iyXylSono1_principal, whole genome shotgun sequence genome includes a region encoding these proteins:
- the Lrr gene encoding capping protein regulator and myosin 1 linker 1 leucine rich repeat protein isoform X1 — translation MSTRSQLTKDLNESVKALLGKHIKILLKNVVKLETKQDKQENRVLVFSPCRLFLLTAKVPTRIDCHFHYLEITSIESKRANQLSLSVGERSYNFTTTGAGADTTEVDAMIEALHTAIRNIFPTVPLNYIIRKIEVIPASRLQSIRGSELARSTEATRHTGPCGGFSAQYACMCDLHGIPYRDEVAWDVDTIYLSHDTRELNLRDFDHLDQKDLVPIISALEYNTWFTKLRASHLKLSHEPLERLLHVMRRSLSIQELYLDNLGIKWDFAHKLSLALISNANTMLQTIDLSYNTIEDKGGAHLSGPIGKLPKGLQKLNLAHCGLTGKGISQIAHALSLNRSMPTTLQYLNLSENSLKDDINNLCNFLAQPNSLTHLDLSGTDTTLECLFGALLRGCATNLVHLNVARNSFSSKKTKEIPPSFKQFFTATLSLKYLNISSCKLPLEALKHLLLGLACNESTVGLELDMSGNNLGSMGAHVLESCIHGVRCIASLDISDSNMDVDLAQVITAIGKNKSIKQLYMGRNTISMKSKHIAVVMDALVQMLQEDDCVLQALHLPDSRLKSDLHNLINALGSNMCLHTLDISGNQIGDPGARLVAKALQINNHLRTIIYDKNNITLQGYADIVHALEKNCSVRHMPFPIYDLQPCMKTSTEKTEQLVKKIQDLLQRNVTPCKYSHGQAFRLQQGFLLSSTQQMVDRLVVQTQDTIKAIAAESCDANNDINYATGLIQDADNSKQLLPRLHEVLQRRDESNPIELKLHEMANELHKVVTIYLQDSLDAMIKCANEQCPTILSQTVIRGDESESIAVEDDLRNSCKEKNQISSEFIHTTITEQAGADIVNRVNELNLAVAAHVSDRITDEVIESLSRSYKNLIGDCDSRTRSSTPDVLRPSAGSMSSGSVIGVTSTVSVSTALPVGRSSITSEEDCPPETYSLVNSICQCSSDPSPMKLDYLNLATPHLSNKRKSLHGRKLRPKSVVDSVEGLSADDIPDLLPSLPKSQAEAISETEHSLTESLDSVSELPNTVGQQLQHLVKSRPRRTKTRAPTRPMLRPDQPVDGLALGEGLDVFFRPTTPTTPLISPTSDDSSLHTFPTDGSPNLSLTSHKSIPPETDKKLGCSSPMLKTLLEPTPRSRSSDNLEKFSPLVGRRSQGDSPLTASPLARRNTTDNAQNHERIVAKSDNSKDTNSNVYNNSVNSSADTSKRNTLPIIGPGTSPRSLRDSDESNKTLQQTNTINPSDKDATTVPKDYENRKSLAKKSTAETDKTANPALPSLKLRSTGFDLRSPTNGSSTKTNSEASKSPVLKSLTKGNSSITDGKNNGALSKTKLIPPVTAPKPRPWSMTTDRKSGEFNLLSDGSSPNTSAGNTPDSGDALDESTDSGVSGPASLPPTLSASSTASSLSNTSVEKRSVRELAASLNKNKTERKENEHTAPAAWRSVLQRSINQPDTKVTEVPRTVEESRISFKLRRTSFLRDSNFNYNNDVVDV, via the exons ATGTCAACCAGATCGCAGCTCACGAAAGATTTAAACG AATCGGTGAAAGCTTTGCTCGGTAAGCACATCAAGATATTGTTGAAAAACGTTGTGAAATTGGAAACAAAACAAGATAAACAGGAGAATCGTGTTCTG GTTTTTTCACCATGCCGTCTGTTTCTTTTAACGGCCAAAGTGCCCACAAGG ATCGACTGCCATTTTCATTACCTAGAAATAACTTCTATAGAATCCAAAAGAGCGAATCAGTTATCTTTAAGCGTCGGAGAAAGGTCTTACAATTTTACTACTACAGGAGCAGGTGCAGATACTACAGAAGTAGATGCAATGATTGAGGCCTTACATACTGCAATTCGGAATATCTTCCCCACTGTACCGTTAAA TTACATAATAAGAAAAATAGAGGTAATACCAGCTAGTAGATTGCAAAGTATAAGAGGTAGTGAATTAGCTAGAAGTACAGAAGCGACGAGACACACAGGACCTTGCGGTGGATTTTCAGCCCAGTATGCATGTATGTGTGATTTACATGGTATACCATATAGGGACGAAGTAGCCTGG GATGTCGATACGATATACCTCTCTCACGATACAAGAGAGTTAAATTTAAGAGATTTCGATCATTTGGATCAAAAAGATTTGGTGCCAATCATTTCTGCCTTGGAATATAACACTTGGTTCACAAAATTAAGGGCATCGCACCTTAAATTAAGTCACGAACCTCTAGAAAGATTGTTACATGTTATGCGTAGATCTCTTTCCATTCAGGAACTTTATTTAGATAATCTTGGAATTAAATG gGATTttgcacataaattatcattagctttaatttctaatgctaatACAATGTTACAGACTATTGATTTATCGTACAATACTATTGAAGATAAAG GAGGTGCACATTTAAGCGGACCTATCGGAAAATTGCCCAAAGGTTTACAAAAATTAAACTTAGCACATTGTGGACTAACTGGAAAAGGAATAAGTCAGATTGCGCATGCGTTAAGTTTAAATAGAAGCATGCCAACTACGTTACAATATTTGAATCTTTCAGAAAATTCATTAAAAGATGACATCAAT AATTTATGTAATTTTTTGGCACAACCTAATAGCCTAACTCATTTAGATTTAAGTGGTACAGATACAACACTAGAATGC CTGTTTGGTGCTTTATTACGGGGTTGTGCAACTAATCTAGTCCATTTAAATGTTGCTCGCAACTCCTTTTCAAGCAAGAAGACCAAAGAAATACCTCCCAGCTTTAAGCAATTCTTTACAGCTACACTTTCATTGAAATACTTAAATATATCTTCCTGTAAATTGCcgttagaagcattaaaacatttGTTACTTGGTTTGGCATGCAATGAAAGTACCGTTGGTTTGGAACTTGATATGAGTGGAAACAATTTGGGTTCTATGGGTGCTCATGTCTTGGAATCATGCATCCATGGTGTTCGTTGCATAGCGTCGTTGGATATTTCAGATAGCA ATATGGATGTTGATTTAGCACAAGTAATTACAGCTATAGGAAAAAATAAATCTATAAAACAATTATATATGGGTCGCAATACTATCAGCATGAAAAGTAAACATATTGCTGTTGTAATGGATGCCCTTGTGCAAATGCTTCAAGAAGATGATTGTGTTTTACAAGCGCTACATTTACCAGATTCTCGATTAAAGTCTGATCTCCATAATCTTATTAATGCTCTTGGTAGTAACATGTGTCTTCATACTTTAGATATTAGTGGTAATCAGATTGGTGACCCAGGTGCTAGATTAGTGGCGAAAGCGCTACAAATTAATAACCATTTGCGGACCATTATTTATGACAAAAATAATATTACACTTCAAGGCTATGCTGATATTGTTCATGCTTtagaaaa aaaCTGTAGCGTAAGGCATATGCCGTTTCCAATTTATGATTTGCAACCATGTATGAAAACTTCCACTGAGAAAACTGAACAATTAGTTAAGAAGATACAGGATTTACTACAAAGAAATGTTACACCGTGTAAATATAGTCATGGGCAAGCATTTAGATTACAACAAGGATTTTTGTTAAGTTCCACGCAGCAAATGGTCGATAGACTTGTTGTACAAACCCAAGATACTATTAAAGCTATCGCCGCAGAAAGTTGTGATGCTAATAACGATATTAATTATGCGACTGGGCTTATACAAGATGCAGATAATTCGAAACAG cTTCTACCGAGATTACATGAAGTTCTTCAACGACGCGACGAGAGTAATCCAATCGAATTAAAATTACACGAAATGGCAAATGAACTTCACAAAGTTGTAACCATATATTTGCAG GATTCCTTGGATGCTATGATAAAATGTGCAAATGAGCAATGTCCTACGATACTGTCGCAGACGGTGATTAGAGGCGACGAAAGCGAATCAATTGCAGTCGAAGATGATCTAAGAAATAGTTGCAAAGAGAAAAATCAAATTAGTAGTGAATTTATACATACTACCATTACAGAACAGGCTGGAGCAGATATCGTCAATAGAGTCAA CGAATTAAATTTGGCTGTTGCTGCGCATGTATCCGACAGAATAACAGACGAAGTGATTGAATCGTTGTCAAGAAGTTATAAAAACTTA ATCGGTGACTGTGATAGTAGAACAAGAAGCAGTACACCTGATGTGCTACGGCCTAGTGCTGGTTCAATGAGCAGTGGAAGTGTCATAGGAGTTACAAGCACTGTCAGTGTGTCTACAGCATTACCAGTTGGTAGAAGTAGTATTACCTCGGAAGAAGATTGCCCACCAGAGACTTATTCGCTCGTAAATTCCATTTGTCAGTGTTCCAGTGACCCATCtccaatg AAATTGGATTATTTGAATCTT GCTACGCCACATCTCTCAAATAAACGGAAAAGTTTGCACGGAAGAAAGTTGCGTCCGAAGTCTGTAGTCGATTCTGTGGAGGGCCTCTCGGCAGATGACATCCCAGACCTGTTACCATCGTTACCAAAAAGTCAAGCTGAAG CTATTTCAGAAACAGAACATTCGTTAACGGAGTCATTGGATTCTGTTTCCGAATTACCTAACACTGTAGGGCAACAGCTGCAACATTTGGTAAAATCTAGACCTCGCAGAACAAAGACCAGGGCACCCACGAGACCAATGTTGAGACCCGATCAACCAGTGGATGGTCTTGCTCTTGGAGAAGGCCTTGACGTGTTCTTCAGACCAACTACACCGACAACACCTCTCATTTCTCCTACAAGCGATGATAG CTCCTTGCATACCTTCCCGACCGATGGTAGTCCAAATTTGTCTCTTACAAGTCACAAAAGTATTCCACCTGAAACAGATAAGAAACTTGGCTGTAGTTCTCCGATGTTGAAAACACTTCTCGAACCGACACCACGATCACGATCCAGTGATAATTTAGAGAAATTCTCTCCCCTTGTTGGCAGAAGATCTCAAGGTGATTCACCATTAACCGCATCTCCGTTAGCTCGACGAAACACGACTGATAATGCTCAGAATCATGAAAGAATTGTTGCAAAATCTGATAACAGTAAAGATACAAATAGTAATGTATATAACAATAGTGTCAATAGTTCTGCCGATACATCTAAACGTAACACATTACCAATTATCGGTCCTGGTACAAGTCCACGCAGTTTACGAGATTCGGACGAAAGTAATAAAACGTTGCAACAAACAAATACCATCAATCCTTCCGATAAGGATGCAACGACTGTTCCTAAAGATTATGAAAATAGAAAGAGTTTAGCAAAAAAGTCTACAGCAGAAACTGATAAGACTGCAAATCCAgctctgccttcactcaaattaaGATCGACAGGTTTTGATCTTCGTAGTCCAACAAATGGTAGCAGTACGAAAACTAATTCAGAAGCATCGAAGTCTCCAGTATTAAAATCATTAACCAAAGGAAATAGTTCTATTACAGATGGAAAAAACAATGGTGCTCTTTCAAAAACAAAACTTATTCCACCTGTAACAGCTCCGAAACCAAGACCTTGGAGTATGACCACTGATAGAAAATCTG gtgaatttaatttattaaGCGACGGTTCTAGTCCAAATACTTCAGCAGGTAATACACCTGATTCTGGTGACGCTCTTGATGAATCAACAGATAGCGGCGTAAGTGGTCCCGCGTCATTACCGCCAACATTATCAGCAAGTAGTACTGCTAGTTCTTTAAGTAATACAAGCGTAGAGAAAAGATCAGTCAGGGAATTGGCAGCTAGtttaaacaaaaataaaacAGAAAGGAAAGAGAATG AGCATACCGCACCTGCAGCATGGAGGTCGGTGCTTCAACGTTCTATCAACCAACCAGATACCAAG GTAACGGAAGTGCCGAGAACGGTTGAAGAGAGTCGTATAAGTTTTAAGCTTCGACGTACTTCATTTTTACGTGACTCAAATTTCAACTACAACAACGATGTAGTTGACGTTTGA
- the Lrr gene encoding capping protein regulator and myosin 1 linker 1 leucine rich repeat protein isoform X3, producing the protein MSTRSQLTKDLNESVKALLGKHIKILLKNVVKLETKQDKQENRVLVFSPCRLFLLTAKVPTRIDCHFHYLEITSIESKRANQLSLSVGERSYNFTTTGAGADTTEVDAMIEALHTAIRNIFPTVPLNYIIRKIEVIPASRLQSIRGSELARSTEATRHTGPCGGFSAQYACMCDLHGIPYRDEVAWDVDTIYLSHDTRELNLRDFDHLDQKDLVPIISALEYNTWFTKLRASHLKLSHEPLERLLHVMRRSLSIQELYLDNLGIKWDFAHKLSLALISNANTMLQTIDLSYNTIEDKGGAHLSGPIGKLPKGLQKLNLAHCGLTGKGISQIAHALSLNRSMPTTLQYLNLSENSLKDDINNLCNFLAQPNSLTHLDLSGTDTTLECLFGALLRGCATNLVHLNVARNSFSSKKTKEIPPSFKQFFTATLSLKYLNISSCKLPLEALKHLLLGLACNESTVGLELDMSGNNLGSMGAHVLESCIHGVRCIASLDISDSNMDVDLAQVITAIGKNKSIKQLYMGRNTISMKSKHIAVVMDALVQMLQEDDCVLQALHLPDSRLKSDLHNLINALGSNMCLHTLDISGNQIGDPGARLVAKALQINNHLRTIIYDKNNITLQGYADIVHALEKNCSVRHMPFPIYDLQPCMKTSTEKTEQLVKKIQDLLQRNVTPCKYSHGQAFRLQQGFLLSSTQQMVDRLVVQTQDTIKAIAAESCDANNDINYATGLIQDADNSKQLLPRLHEVLQRRDESNPIELKLHEMANELHKVVTIYLQDSLDAMIKCANEQCPTILSQTVIRGDESESIAVEDDLRNSCKEKNQISSEFIHTTITEQAGADIVNRVNELNLAVAAHVSDRITDEVIESLSRSYKNLIGDCDSRTRSSTPDVLRPSAGSMSSGSVIGVTSTVSVSTALPVGRSSITSEEDCPPETYSLVNSICQCSSDPSPMKLDYLNLATPHLSNKRKSLHGRKLRPKSVVDSVEGLSADDIPDLLPSLPKSQAEAISETEHSLTESLDSVSELPNTVGQQLQHLVKSRPRRTKTRAPTRPMLRPDQPVDGLALGEGLDVFFRPTTPTTPLISPTSDDSSLHTFPTDGSPNLSLTSHKSIPPETDKKLGCSSPMLKTLLEPTPRSRSSDNLEKFSPLVGRRSQGDSPLTASPLARRNTTDNAQNHERIVAKSDNSKDTNSNVYNNSVNSSADTSKRNTLPIIGPGTSPRSLRDSDESNKTLQQTNTINPSDKDATTVPKDYENRKSLAKKSTAETDKTANPALPSLKLRSTGFDLRSPTNGSSTKTNSEASKSPVLKSLTKGNSSITDGKNNGALSKTKLIPPVTAPKPRPWSMTTDRKSGEFNLLSDGSSPNTSAGNTPDSGDALDESTDSGVSGPASLPPTLSASSTASSLSNTSVEKRSVRELAASLNKNKTERKENGNGSAENG; encoded by the exons ATGTCAACCAGATCGCAGCTCACGAAAGATTTAAACG AATCGGTGAAAGCTTTGCTCGGTAAGCACATCAAGATATTGTTGAAAAACGTTGTGAAATTGGAAACAAAACAAGATAAACAGGAGAATCGTGTTCTG GTTTTTTCACCATGCCGTCTGTTTCTTTTAACGGCCAAAGTGCCCACAAGG ATCGACTGCCATTTTCATTACCTAGAAATAACTTCTATAGAATCCAAAAGAGCGAATCAGTTATCTTTAAGCGTCGGAGAAAGGTCTTACAATTTTACTACTACAGGAGCAGGTGCAGATACTACAGAAGTAGATGCAATGATTGAGGCCTTACATACTGCAATTCGGAATATCTTCCCCACTGTACCGTTAAA TTACATAATAAGAAAAATAGAGGTAATACCAGCTAGTAGATTGCAAAGTATAAGAGGTAGTGAATTAGCTAGAAGTACAGAAGCGACGAGACACACAGGACCTTGCGGTGGATTTTCAGCCCAGTATGCATGTATGTGTGATTTACATGGTATACCATATAGGGACGAAGTAGCCTGG GATGTCGATACGATATACCTCTCTCACGATACAAGAGAGTTAAATTTAAGAGATTTCGATCATTTGGATCAAAAAGATTTGGTGCCAATCATTTCTGCCTTGGAATATAACACTTGGTTCACAAAATTAAGGGCATCGCACCTTAAATTAAGTCACGAACCTCTAGAAAGATTGTTACATGTTATGCGTAGATCTCTTTCCATTCAGGAACTTTATTTAGATAATCTTGGAATTAAATG gGATTttgcacataaattatcattagctttaatttctaatgctaatACAATGTTACAGACTATTGATTTATCGTACAATACTATTGAAGATAAAG GAGGTGCACATTTAAGCGGACCTATCGGAAAATTGCCCAAAGGTTTACAAAAATTAAACTTAGCACATTGTGGACTAACTGGAAAAGGAATAAGTCAGATTGCGCATGCGTTAAGTTTAAATAGAAGCATGCCAACTACGTTACAATATTTGAATCTTTCAGAAAATTCATTAAAAGATGACATCAAT AATTTATGTAATTTTTTGGCACAACCTAATAGCCTAACTCATTTAGATTTAAGTGGTACAGATACAACACTAGAATGC CTGTTTGGTGCTTTATTACGGGGTTGTGCAACTAATCTAGTCCATTTAAATGTTGCTCGCAACTCCTTTTCAAGCAAGAAGACCAAAGAAATACCTCCCAGCTTTAAGCAATTCTTTACAGCTACACTTTCATTGAAATACTTAAATATATCTTCCTGTAAATTGCcgttagaagcattaaaacatttGTTACTTGGTTTGGCATGCAATGAAAGTACCGTTGGTTTGGAACTTGATATGAGTGGAAACAATTTGGGTTCTATGGGTGCTCATGTCTTGGAATCATGCATCCATGGTGTTCGTTGCATAGCGTCGTTGGATATTTCAGATAGCA ATATGGATGTTGATTTAGCACAAGTAATTACAGCTATAGGAAAAAATAAATCTATAAAACAATTATATATGGGTCGCAATACTATCAGCATGAAAAGTAAACATATTGCTGTTGTAATGGATGCCCTTGTGCAAATGCTTCAAGAAGATGATTGTGTTTTACAAGCGCTACATTTACCAGATTCTCGATTAAAGTCTGATCTCCATAATCTTATTAATGCTCTTGGTAGTAACATGTGTCTTCATACTTTAGATATTAGTGGTAATCAGATTGGTGACCCAGGTGCTAGATTAGTGGCGAAAGCGCTACAAATTAATAACCATTTGCGGACCATTATTTATGACAAAAATAATATTACACTTCAAGGCTATGCTGATATTGTTCATGCTTtagaaaa aaaCTGTAGCGTAAGGCATATGCCGTTTCCAATTTATGATTTGCAACCATGTATGAAAACTTCCACTGAGAAAACTGAACAATTAGTTAAGAAGATACAGGATTTACTACAAAGAAATGTTACACCGTGTAAATATAGTCATGGGCAAGCATTTAGATTACAACAAGGATTTTTGTTAAGTTCCACGCAGCAAATGGTCGATAGACTTGTTGTACAAACCCAAGATACTATTAAAGCTATCGCCGCAGAAAGTTGTGATGCTAATAACGATATTAATTATGCGACTGGGCTTATACAAGATGCAGATAATTCGAAACAG cTTCTACCGAGATTACATGAAGTTCTTCAACGACGCGACGAGAGTAATCCAATCGAATTAAAATTACACGAAATGGCAAATGAACTTCACAAAGTTGTAACCATATATTTGCAG GATTCCTTGGATGCTATGATAAAATGTGCAAATGAGCAATGTCCTACGATACTGTCGCAGACGGTGATTAGAGGCGACGAAAGCGAATCAATTGCAGTCGAAGATGATCTAAGAAATAGTTGCAAAGAGAAAAATCAAATTAGTAGTGAATTTATACATACTACCATTACAGAACAGGCTGGAGCAGATATCGTCAATAGAGTCAA CGAATTAAATTTGGCTGTTGCTGCGCATGTATCCGACAGAATAACAGACGAAGTGATTGAATCGTTGTCAAGAAGTTATAAAAACTTA ATCGGTGACTGTGATAGTAGAACAAGAAGCAGTACACCTGATGTGCTACGGCCTAGTGCTGGTTCAATGAGCAGTGGAAGTGTCATAGGAGTTACAAGCACTGTCAGTGTGTCTACAGCATTACCAGTTGGTAGAAGTAGTATTACCTCGGAAGAAGATTGCCCACCAGAGACTTATTCGCTCGTAAATTCCATTTGTCAGTGTTCCAGTGACCCATCtccaatg AAATTGGATTATTTGAATCTT GCTACGCCACATCTCTCAAATAAACGGAAAAGTTTGCACGGAAGAAAGTTGCGTCCGAAGTCTGTAGTCGATTCTGTGGAGGGCCTCTCGGCAGATGACATCCCAGACCTGTTACCATCGTTACCAAAAAGTCAAGCTGAAG CTATTTCAGAAACAGAACATTCGTTAACGGAGTCATTGGATTCTGTTTCCGAATTACCTAACACTGTAGGGCAACAGCTGCAACATTTGGTAAAATCTAGACCTCGCAGAACAAAGACCAGGGCACCCACGAGACCAATGTTGAGACCCGATCAACCAGTGGATGGTCTTGCTCTTGGAGAAGGCCTTGACGTGTTCTTCAGACCAACTACACCGACAACACCTCTCATTTCTCCTACAAGCGATGATAG CTCCTTGCATACCTTCCCGACCGATGGTAGTCCAAATTTGTCTCTTACAAGTCACAAAAGTATTCCACCTGAAACAGATAAGAAACTTGGCTGTAGTTCTCCGATGTTGAAAACACTTCTCGAACCGACACCACGATCACGATCCAGTGATAATTTAGAGAAATTCTCTCCCCTTGTTGGCAGAAGATCTCAAGGTGATTCACCATTAACCGCATCTCCGTTAGCTCGACGAAACACGACTGATAATGCTCAGAATCATGAAAGAATTGTTGCAAAATCTGATAACAGTAAAGATACAAATAGTAATGTATATAACAATAGTGTCAATAGTTCTGCCGATACATCTAAACGTAACACATTACCAATTATCGGTCCTGGTACAAGTCCACGCAGTTTACGAGATTCGGACGAAAGTAATAAAACGTTGCAACAAACAAATACCATCAATCCTTCCGATAAGGATGCAACGACTGTTCCTAAAGATTATGAAAATAGAAAGAGTTTAGCAAAAAAGTCTACAGCAGAAACTGATAAGACTGCAAATCCAgctctgccttcactcaaattaaGATCGACAGGTTTTGATCTTCGTAGTCCAACAAATGGTAGCAGTACGAAAACTAATTCAGAAGCATCGAAGTCTCCAGTATTAAAATCATTAACCAAAGGAAATAGTTCTATTACAGATGGAAAAAACAATGGTGCTCTTTCAAAAACAAAACTTATTCCACCTGTAACAGCTCCGAAACCAAGACCTTGGAGTATGACCACTGATAGAAAATCTG gtgaatttaatttattaaGCGACGGTTCTAGTCCAAATACTTCAGCAGGTAATACACCTGATTCTGGTGACGCTCTTGATGAATCAACAGATAGCGGCGTAAGTGGTCCCGCGTCATTACCGCCAACATTATCAGCAAGTAGTACTGCTAGTTCTTTAAGTAATACAAGCGTAGAGAAAAGATCAGTCAGGGAATTGGCAGCTAGtttaaacaaaaataaaacAGAAAGGAAAGAGAATG GTAACGGAAGTGCCGAGAACGGTTGA